DNA sequence from the Brachybacterium avium genome:
CGTGCAGGCGGTCGACGACTCCGTGGGCGAGATCCTCGATCACCTCGAGGAGAACGGCCTGGCCGAGAACACGATCGTCATCTACACCTCCGACCAGGGCTTCTTCCTCGGCGACCACGGCTGGTTCGACAAGCGCCTGATGCTGGACGAGTCGCTGACCATGCCGATGCTGGTGCGCTGGCCCGCGCAGGTCGCCGCCGGCTCCCGCATCACCGACACCATCTCCAACGTGGACTTCGCCGCGACCCTGCTCGAGGCCGCCAGCGCGGAGACGTCGGAGCTGCCCGAGCAGCAGGGGCGCAGCTTCCTTCCCCAGCTGCGCGGCGAAGAGGTCGAGGACTGGCGCCAGGCCGTCTACTACCGTTACTGGGAGCACGACGACCCCGAGCACCACGCCCCCGCCCACTACGGCGTGCGCACCCCCACCCACAAGTACATCCGGTACTACAACGACGGCCTGGGCAGCCCCGGCTCGTCGGACCGGATCATGCCCGTCGAGGACGAGCTGTACGACCTGGTCGCGGATCCGCACGAGATGACCAATGTGGCGGGCGACCCCGCCTACGCGGAGGTGCTCGGGGCGCTGAAGTCCCTCACCGCCGAGCTGCAGGCCGAGTACGGGGACGCCCCCTACGAGGGCCCGGACACCCCGCGGCTGGAGTGGCCGACGGGCTGAGCAGGTCGCTCAGACGACGGCGTCGGCGTGCTGGTCGCCGGTGACGTCGTGCGCCATGCCGCGGAGCAGATGGTCGCCGCCGATCGGCATGCTCACCCAGTCCTCCAGCTGCCAGCCCTCCTCGGGGTGGCCGGTGAGGGTGACCATGCCGGTGTTGAACAGCGGCCGATCCTCGAGCGAGGCGGCGCCGAGCCCGGCGACCACCGCGGCGAACACCCGGATCGCGGCGCCGTGGCTGACCACCGCGACGGTCGCATCCTGCGCATGGAGCGCCGCGATGTGGCGCAGCGCCCCGGTGTACCGCGCCCAGAACTGGTCGCCGCTCTCACCGCCGGGCACCCCGTCGGTGAACTCGCCCGCGCTCCAGCGGGAATGGTTGTCCTGGTAGGCCGCGACGGCCTCCGCATCCCTGCGCTGCTCGAGCTGCCCGGCGCTGATCTCCTCGAGACCCGCGGTGAGCTGTGGGCTGATCCCGCGTGCGGCCGCCAGCGGGGCCGCGGTCTCATGGGTGCGCAGCAGGCGTGAGACGTGCACCGCGGCGATGTCCTCACGCCGCAGCGCTTCCGGAACCGCCGCGGCCTGGGCGCGGCCCAGCGCGGTGAGCCCGGGCCCGGGATAGGCGGCATCGAGGATGCCGTCCACATTGCTGGGGGTCTGGCCGTGACGGATCAGGAGCAGTCGCATGGCTCGCACCGTACGCGATCCTGCGCCGACCCTCTGCGGCGTGCCTCACAGAGGGATAGCGTGGGGGCATCGGCCCGCCC
Encoded proteins:
- a CDS encoding histidine phosphatase family protein; the protein is MRLLLIRHGQTPSNVDGILDAAYPGPGLTALGRAQAAAVPEALRREDIAAVHVSRLLRTHETAAPLAAARGISPQLTAGLEEISAGQLEQRRDAEAVAAYQDNHSRWSAGEFTDGVPGGESGDQFWARYTGALRHIAALHAQDATVAVVSHGAAIRVFAAVVAGLGAASLEDRPLFNTGMVTLTGHPEEGWQLEDWVSMPIGGDHLLRGMAHDVTGDQHADAVV